From the Deltaproteobacteria bacterium genome, the window CGATAGCAATGACACGATCCCAATCTTCTTCTTTGAGATTAGCGAGCTTCGATGACGGACCTTCAATCCCAGCGTTATTAAAAAGGACATCGACACGACCATAATTGCGAATGGTCGCACCAATCATGTTCTGGACATCGGCTGATTTGGACACATCAGCTTGCACAAAGACGGCTTCCCCACCTGCCTCTGTAATCTGCCGGACTGTTTCCTTCCCACCTTCGAGCACATAATCCGCGACGACCACTTTTGCCCCTTCACGAGCAAACAGCAGACATGATGCCCGCCCAATGCCAGAACCACCACCGGTGATGATTGCTACTTTGCCTTTGAGTCTGTCCATTGTTTCTCCTTATTGGGGCTCTGGGATGTTGTAGGCTCTAGGCGCCAGAAAAAAAAGAAACCTAATTCTTTTTCCCTTTCTTTACCCAAAGCCCAACTTCCAGAGCCCAGAGCCTAGTTAAACCGCTTCCGTGCCTGCGCGCGCAACTCCTCGCGAAACTGCGGATGTGAAATGTCGACCAACGCCTCTGCACGCTGGCGTTCACTTTTTCCAGCAAGGGCAGCGATTCCATATTCAGTCACCACGTAGTCAACATACGTACGCGGTAACGAGACAATCTGCCCCTCGGGAAACATTGAAACGATGCGAGAGACCGTTCCACCACGTGCCGTCGACGGCAACACCGTAATCGAACGTCCGCCTGGAGACAAATACGCCCCAAGTACGAAATCGAGTTGCCCAGCCACACCAGTAAACATCTGCGGACCAAACGCTTCTGCTGTCACTTGCCCGGTGAAATCCACCGCTAAGGCATTGTTGATCGCGACTTGATTATGATTTTGTGCAATCACTGCCGGATTGTTCGTGTAGAAGGCATCGCGCAACTCGACAACTGGATTATTATTGACAAACGCATAGTCTTCCGGCTCGATGAACATCCCCGTCGCCACCAGCTTTTCAGGATGCAACGTCTTGCGTTTGCCGGTAATCACTCCACATTTGTAGAGGTCGATCATTGAGGAGGTAAGAATTTCCGAATGCACGCCAAGATCATTCTTTTCGCGCAAATAAAAGCCAGTAAACATCGATACCGACCCCAAGCCAATCTGGATGGTATCCCCATCGTTCACCAATGATGCAACCAGGGCACCGACCTTCTTTGCAGCTTCTTCCTCTTCCGGCGAAATCACTGGTGAAATGCGAAACGGTGGAACCGGTTCCGGCTGTTCAACCAGATAGTCAATCTGTGAGACATGGACGTAGTTATCTCCGCCAGTTCGAATGACCAACGGGTTCATCTCGGCTATCACCAACCGTGACCTTTTAACCCATTCACGGGAGTACCACAGTTGCTCTCCAAAGCTGCAGAACCCTTGATCATTGGGTGGAGAGAGCGTGAGGAAACAAACATCCGCCTCCATCATCGGTGCTGAGCGCCCTGGTTCAGCCCACTTCGACGGAGAATACACAGTGTTGATCGAGTATTCGATCCGTTTTTCTTGATACAGTGGGCGAGAAATCGCTGAGAGATAACCAGCCTGAATTTTGAAGGCCGCACTCCGCTCCTTATCAAACCACGGATACGGCTTCATCGCATTACTGGTGAGGATTTCTACATCGCGCAACTCCTGCCAACGATCACACAGCGCGTTCGCAATATATTGTGGCTCTAACGTGGCTAAGCCAGTTAACACTCGTTGGCCAGACTTCACCATGCTGGCAGCTTGTTTGATGGTAATGAGTTTATCGCGATAGATATCCTGCCACTTCATTAGTCGCTCCTTGTTGCCTTTTGGGTCTAGGGGCTAGGGGCTTGGGACTAGTAAAACAAAGTAAAGTACTAATTAACTTTTCGCTCCTAGTGCTTTGTAAAGGCCTCGTAACATCTTGCCAACAATAGCAAGTTGTTTGAGAAGATCGCTCTTATTTTTTACGTTCAGGTACTCCAATTCATGACTGAGGGTGACTTGGGTTTCCAGTTCGGCAACAGAGCCCATTGCTATCGAGATGAAGCGCCTGAATTCATTTGCTCCAGTCCTCGTGTGACCTTCAGCCAAGTTCGAAGGAATAGAGACAGCCGCCCGACGCATTTGGTTGACTAAACCAAATCTCTCCTCCGAGGGGAAACTCTTCGTCGCCTGATAGCTCTCTTTTGCCAAAGTCATGGCTTTTTGCCAGACCTCCAAGTCTTGGTAACTTCTGACATGACTCACCTCCGTACTCTTATTGTTCACAAGTCCCAAGCCTCTAGTCCCTAGTCCCCAATTACAAGTCCCAAGCCCCAAGCCCCAAGCCCCAAAATTCCTAGCGACTACTTTAGGCCCCTCAAAACCTCCTCTGCTTCAGAGACGATACCAGCAACGATCTCTGCCGCAGGCCTAATATCATTAATCAACCCACACGACTCCCCAGCATACAGAGCTGTACGTTCCATATCGCCGGTAAATCCTGTCATTGGCGGAAAGACCCCATAGCGTGGCATGTCGACCGTGGTTCCAGCGATTTGCATTGCTCCGTTGGTAGTTCCTTCACCAGGACGTTTCCCTGTTTCGGGACGACCAACGGCTTCCCATTCATTCATCTCTTTGTTGCGTAACACACGGTGAGCGGCGTTGGGCCAACCCACATCAAAGAGAAGTGTGTAAACAGTATCTTCAGCGTTGGCGCGAGTCACCCGTTCTTTGTATGCCTGTGTGACCAGGGTCTCCTCGCTACAGAGAAAGCGCGTACCCATCGACACCGCCTGTGCGCCGAGACTCAACGCCGCAACGACACCCCTGCCGTTCGCGATCCCACCTGCGGCAATCACTGGTACCAGTTTCACCGCTTCAACCACGGCAGGAACAATTGTCGATAAGGAAGTCGTGCTCTTTACATGACCTCCAGCTTCAACGCCTTGGGCAATGATGCCGTCCACGCCAGCCGCAGCGGCAGCTTTGGCTTCTTCCACTGAACCAACTTGAATGAAGACCTTCGTGCCGCGTTTGTGAGCTTCTTCAACGTACGGTTTCGGATCGCCCCAGAAGAGCACGAGAATCGGCACTTTCTCGTCGAGACAGGCTTCGATCTGTCCCTCTTGTAGCATTGGCAGAATAATATTGACGCCGAACGGCTTGTTCGTCAGCGTGCGCAGTTGTTGAATCTGTTGGCGAATATAAGGGGCGGGTAATCCACCCATACCCAACACGCCACAGCCACCAGCATTCGACACCGCCGCAACCAACCCCGGCCCAGCCATACCACCGCCCATACCAACAGAAAAGATAGGATACTCAATCCCAAGTTGCCGACAGAGTGGAGTTTTTAGCATAGAGCCTCCCGAGAAAGACTTGCTGGTGTATGTCTCACGGGAGGGGGGAGAAATCAACTCGGGGAATGATGGGACGAGAGACTAGTAGATAGTCCAGAAAGTTTTGATGGATAACTCAAGGGACGTCATTCCCGCGAAGGCGGGAATCCAGGAGGCTTAACTACAGGCCACTGCTGAATTTCCCTGGCTGCCCGCCTGCGCGGGCATGACGAAACCCGATCCCTCAAAATTAAATGGACTGACGACTAGAGGCTAGGGGTTGGTGGAAGCGGAACATTCTCTTGTTCATATGTTCATTCAACGGACGAGGGGCAATGCTATCAAACAACACGCGGAACCGGGGCCAAAGGAGTCTCTTTTCTGCCGCTCACCTTTGACAATACCGCCTCAAGCATAGGCCGCATCAGCGTCAGCCGTTTGGCTTGAATGATCAGATCCCAGGCAGGCTCGAACTTCTTCCATCCCACGCTGTAGCAGAAGTGCTTGAGGCAATGCTTAAGTGTCATATGATTCCGGCTCGCCTCAGCGATGGAACTCCATCGGTAGAACTCTTTGTATGCCCAGTCGTATCCAGCTTTCAGTTCGTCGGCTGAAAGTCCTTGAGTCTGATACACAACATGGCGCGTGTCATAGAGATCCCAATTACGAGTTGTGATGCGCCCTGCTGCTTCCATTTTGCTGAAAAGCGCGGTGCCCGGATATGGCGTGAGAGTGTGAAACGTCGCCGTAGTGATACCGTTGTCAATTGCCCAGTCAACTGTGCGACGAAACACATCTCGATCATCATCATCAAGCCCAAAGACAAAGCTCCCGTTAATCATGATGCCAAGATCATCAAGCCGTCGAATTGCCGCCTGATAATCTTGACCAAGATTTTGGCGTTTGTTGCTTTGCTTGAGATTCGCTGGACTCAAGGACTCAAATCCTACGAACAGACTCCGCAACCCAACTTCCGCCGCCCGCTCAATGAGGTCTCCTCGCAGGATTGAGTCCACGGTCGCCGCGCCTTGAAACAACCGTCCCATGCCACGCATACCCGCAAACAAGGCCGCAGCAAACTTACGATCGCCAAACAAGTGGTCATCAAGAAAATATAAATGACGCCCTGGCAGGCGCTCGATTTCCGCCAGGGCATCATCAACGCGTTGGGTATAGAAAGATTTACCTCCCCGCGAAGAAGGCATCTTTGTAACAAAACTCACAGTGATGCGGACATCCGCGCGTCACCACAATCGAGTTTGGGACCAGATAGAGTTCACGCTTGATCAGGTCCTGACGGACTAGAGGGATGCGCTCAAGAGTCCGCACCGGAGACGAGTAACACCGTCGCGGCTGGCCTTGGGCGAAGTCACGAAGAAATTGCGGAAACGTTTCTTCTCCTGGTCCCAGGAAAATTGAGTCGGCATGGCAGAGTGCTTCATCGGGCAACGACGTGACATGAAGCCCGCCTAACACCACATAACATCCTTTGCGTCGATAATGGTCGGCAATGGCATACGCGCGATACGCATTCGTGATGTACACCTGAATGATCACAAGGTCTGGCTCGTCATCGAGTGTCAGCCGCTCAACATGCTCATCAACGATGACGGCTTCATCTTCAGGAGCGAGATAGGCTGCTAACGTTGCCAATCCCAGTGGAGGAAACAAGGAGTACTGAATTGGCCGCCAGTGCGGACTGGTCGCTTCGGTAAGCGCCGGGAGGATGAATTTTACTTTCATTATTCCTCCCCTCTTAACGTGAAGCCCAACCGCTTTGCCCGGTAGTCGGTGACCTCTGCCCACGCCCGAGACCGACTCCAATTCCAGGTTCGCCAGTCTGACGTTGTTGGTGGTGACCAGCGGAGCAGCAGTTGATCAACCACCGCCCGTCGCTTTTCTTCAGTGAGTGTCGGCAGTACGGCAAATAACGTGGGGACCGCATCTGCACTCAGTGACGTTACATAGTTGGCATCCAATGAAGCAGCGGCACCTTCGCGATCGATGTTCGTGCGAACGATGACGGCATCGGGATTCACGACATTCAAAAGTACAGCCGTCGCAATGCCCGACACGAGCATGCCGAAGGCAAAGTGGTCACGTTTGCCTTGCAATACAGTGAGCGAAAACCATACAAACACAACTGCCAGCCAGCCCATGAACGCTGTTGAATAGAAGCGCAATTCCGTGAGACCATACTGACTCTGATACAACCACATGCGCTGGACAGCGGAGATCATGATCACAAACAGTAGAGCGATTAGCGTTCCCGCCAATCCACGAAAGATCTGCTCATGTAGAGGTTGTTCTTTACGTAGCAGCCAGTGAACAACTAACAAGAGTGGTAAGACCAGTGCCGCAACAGTGACTAACTCAAAGAAGCCGCGGCGGGTATATTCGGCAAGCGTCAGACCTGGGACGGCGGTGACCGCTTCGCTTCCGCCAAAGAAGTAGCGAAATTGCACCCAAACAAACGCCAGGAACAACGCATTGAGGAGCCCCAACATGACCGTCACCTCAATAACTCCGAGTGATTTGGCTTCCCTATTCTTTGGAGCAGGCGGTTGCCATTCCGGCGTGATCAACATTTGCCGCAAGAGACCACCAACGAGCCAGGCTATAACCACAATGAAAAACAGGTGCCCAAGGTATTCTGTAAACAGCCAATGGAACACGGCTGTTGCCAATTGCTCGAACGCGGCATCCGCAGAGGTAAGCAGCGTCCCAAAGATCCAGAGGAGTGGTAAGCTGAACATGGCGCCACGCGCAAGTGCGCGTGCCGTCCCTGACCATTGCGAATGCGGGATCTCCTGCCAATCGATATCTGTGGTAAGCAATGGAGCACTGCCGCTCAACGTCTGGCCGAAGGCATAACTCACCTTAGCTGTATAATCCGTCACTTCCGCTATTCGGATTTGCCCAGAGCGGTAATGTAAAATGGCCAGGGCCAGGAGGCTGAAGAGCGCGGCACTATTGACGAGGTGCAACGTGGCCGAATCCCGCCA encodes:
- a CDS encoding 4-hydroxybutyrate CoA-transferase yields the protein MKWQDIYRDKLITIKQAASMVKSGQRVLTGLATLEPQYIANALCDRWQELRDVEILTSNAMKPYPWFDKERSAAFKIQAGYLSAISRPLYQEKRIEYSINTVYSPSKWAEPGRSAPMMEADVCFLTLSPPNDQGFCSFGEQLWYSREWVKRSRLVIAEMNPLVIRTGGDNYVHVSQIDYLVEQPEPVPPFRISPVISPEEEEAAKKVGALVASLVNDGDTIQIGLGSVSMFTGFYLREKNDLGVHSEILTSSMIDLYKCGVITGKRKTLHPEKLVATGMFIEPEDYAFVNNNPVVELRDAFYTNNPAVIAQNHNQVAINNALAVDFTGQVTAEAFGPQMFTGVAGQLDFVLGAYLSPGGRSITVLPSTARGGTVSRIVSMFPEGQIVSLPRTYVDYVVTEYGIAALAGKSERQRAEALVDISHPQFREELRAQARKRFN
- a CDS encoding nitronate monooxygenase — translated: MLKTPLCRQLGIEYPIFSVGMGGGMAGPGLVAAVSNAGGCGVLGMGGLPAPYIRQQIQQLRTLTNKPFGVNIILPMLQEGQIEACLDEKVPILVLFWGDPKPYVEEAHKRGTKVFIQVGSVEEAKAAAAAGVDGIIAQGVEAGGHVKSTTSLSTIVPAVVEAVKLVPVIAAGGIANGRGVVAALSLGAQAVSMGTRFLCSEETLVTQAYKERVTRANAEDTVYTLLFDVGWPNAAHRVLRNKEMNEWEAVGRPETGKRPGEGTTNGAMQIAGTTVDMPRYGVFPPMTGFTGDMERTALYAGESCGLINDIRPAAEIVAGIVSEAEEVLRGLK
- a CDS encoding DUF4173 domain-containing protein; translated protein: MENQFGTLSDKSQRGLSVVALALVLGVAGDALLRVTPWGINVGLWMALLLVGGVGLVRWQRISVAGEGEGLLVPVLFFAVAFAWRDSATLHLVNSAALFSLLALAILHYRSGQIRIAEVTDYTAKVSYAFGQTLSGSAPLLTTDIDWQEIPHSQWSGTARALARGAMFSLPLLWIFGTLLTSADAAFEQLATAVFHWLFTEYLGHLFFIVVIAWLVGGLLRQMLITPEWQPPAPKNREAKSLGVIEVTVMLGLLNALFLAFVWVQFRYFFGGSEAVTAVPGLTLAEYTRRGFFELVTVAALVLPLLLVVHWLLRKEQPLHEQIFRGLAGTLIALLFVIMISAVQRMWLYQSQYGLTELRFYSTAFMGWLAVVFVWFSLTVLQGKRDHFAFGMLVSGIATAVLLNVVNPDAVIVRTNIDREGAAASLDANYVTSLSADAVPTLFAVLPTLTEEKRRAVVDQLLLRWSPPTTSDWRTWNWSRSRAWAEVTDYRAKRLGFTLRGEE
- a CDS encoding four helix bundle protein; this encodes MTLAKESYQATKSFPSEERFGLVNQMRRAAVSIPSNLAEGHTRTGANEFRRFISIAMGSVAELETQVTLSHELEYLNVKNKSDLLKQLAIVGKMLRGLYKALGAKS